Sequence from the Candidatus Eisenbacteria bacterium genome:
GGTCCCCGCGGTCGTAGCGGTCGCCGCGGTCACGGTCGCGGCGGAACCCCTCGACCGGCTCCTCGGTGGAGGGCGGCGTGAACTCCTCGTGGTGCACCACCAGGTGGCGCAGCACCGACTCATTCAGGCGGAAGCGGCGGTTCAGCTCGGAGAGCACGATCGCCTCGCCCTCGAAGTGGACCAGGGTGTAGATCCCTTCCTTCTTCTTGTTGATCTCGTAGGCCAGGCGCCGGCGGCCCCATTTCTGGACCTCCTTCACCTCCCCGCCGTTCGACGTGATCCACTGCTTCACCGTCTCGACGTCCTCTTCCCACTTCGCGTCGTCGAGCGTCGGGTCCAGGATGTAGACGGCCTCGTAGGCTCGGACCATGGTGCCTCCTGTTGGGTCAGTTGTTGAACCGGTTCATGGCGACGCGCAGGCCCTCGCGGGCCCAGGCGAGGGACGCTTGCGCGCCACGCTCGACCATCTCCGCCACCGCCGGCTCTTCGTCCTTCTCGAATGCGTCCAGCACGAACTCGCGGAACTCCCCCGCGTCGTCGGGGCGCCCGGTTCCCAGGCGCAGCCTCGCGAACTCGTTCGTGCCCAGTTCGTCGATCACCGACTGGATCCCGTTGTGTCCCCCGGCCCCACCGGAGCCCCGGATCCGCGTGCGGCCCAGGGGCAGGTGCAGGTCGTCGGCCACCACCAGCACGTCCGCGGCTTCCATCACGGCGGAGCGCCGCACTTGCGCCAGCGCCCGGCCGCTCAGGTTCATGAACGTGAGCGGCATCAGCAGCGCCACGCCCTCGGCGCGGGATTCCCAGCGGCGCACCACCGCCCCGCCCCCCGCGGGGGAGGCCTTCAGCAGCCGGCGCAGCCGCTCCACCACCCGGAAGCCCAGGTTGTGCCGCGAATGCTCGTATTCCGCGCCGGGATTGCCCAGGCCGAGGATCCACTTCACGGGCGACGGGCCTCCAGGACCTACTTCTTGTCCTTATCCTTGTCCTTGTCCTTGCCCTTCTCCTCGGTCTCGCCCTCCGCGCCCTTCTCCTTGGTGATGAGCTCGGGCTCCGCCGGGGCCTCGCCCTCGGCCGGCTTGACCTCTTCCTGGACCGTCGGCGGCACCACCGTGACCAGCACGGCGTCGCCGTCCGTGAGCACCTCGGCCTTGGGCACCGTGATGTCGCGCACGTGGATCGAGTCGTGGACGTTCAGCCCGGACACGTCCACCTGGATGCGTTCGGGGATGTCGCCCGGCAGGCAGCGGACCTCGATCTCGCGCGAGAGGTGCTCCAGGATGCCGCCGAAGTTCTTCACGCCGTTCGGCACGCCGAAGAAGTGCACCGGGATCTTCACGTCAATCTGTTCGGTCATGCTGATGTGGTGGAAGTCAATGTGCAGGATGTGGCCCGACAGCGGGTCGCGCTGCACCTCGCGGATCAGGCTCATCTGCTCCGGCGGCGTCGCGCCGGCCACCTTGAGCGCCACGATGACGTTGCCGCCGCCGCGGTTCTGGAGCGCCTTCTCCAGCTCGCGGCGCGGGATGGTGAGCGCCGTCGCTTCCTCGCCGGCGCCGTAGATCACGCCGGGCACGTTGCCGGCCAGGCGCGCCTGGCGGGCCGGGCCCTTGCCGCGGCCCGTGCGGACCTCGGCCGATAGATTCAGGGTTGCCATGCTTCGGGTACCTCCCTGGGTGGTTTCCAGGCCCGGCCCGCCGGGGGCGTTCCGGGCTCGCTTCGAAAGCCTAGTGTTCGGGGCTCTCCAGGATCTCGCCGGGCGCGCCCGCCCGGCTGTCAATGAAGAGCGAGGACAGCGATTCCTCGGTGTGGATCCGCTTGACGGCCTCGGCCAGCAGCGGCGCCACCGAGCGCACCTTGATCTTGCCGGGAATCGTCGCGGGGTCGTGCGGCACCGTGTCGGTGACCACCACCTCGCGGATGGTGGAGCGCGCGATGCGCTCCTTGGAGTCGCCGCACAGCACCGCG
This genomic interval carries:
- the rpsF gene encoding 30S ribosomal protein S6, coding for MVRAYEAVYILDPTLDDAKWEEDVETVKQWITSNGGEVKEVQKWGRRRLAYEINKKKEGIYTLVHFEGEAIVLSELNRRFRLNESVLRHLVVHHEEFTPPSTEEPVEGFRRDRDRGDRYDRGDRYDRGDRYERGDRGDRGDRGDRHTGPRAAAHAAPAPPAPPAPAPVAPAAEGPGALE
- a CDS encoding aminoacyl-tRNA hydrolase, which translates into the protein MKWILGLGNPGAEYEHSRHNLGFRVVERLRRLLKASPAGGGAVVRRWESRAEGVALLMPLTFMNLSGRALAQVRRSAVMEAADVLVVADDLHLPLGRTRIRGSGGAGGHNGIQSVIDELGTNEFARLRLGTGRPDDAGEFREFVLDAFEKDEEPAVAEMVERGAQASLAWAREGLRVAMNRFNN
- a CDS encoding 50S ribosomal protein L25, which produces MATLNLSAEVRTGRGKGPARQARLAGNVPGVIYGAGEEATALTIPRRELEKALQNRGGGNVIVALKVAGATPPEQMSLIREVQRDPLSGHILHIDFHHISMTEQIDVKIPVHFFGVPNGVKNFGGILEHLSREIEVRCLPGDIPERIQVDVSGLNVHDSIHVRDITVPKAEVLTDGDAVLVTVVPPTVQEEVKPAEGEAPAEPELITKEKGAEGETEEKGKDKDKDKDKK